A window of Panicum virgatum strain AP13 chromosome 8K, P.virgatum_v5, whole genome shotgun sequence contains these coding sequences:
- the LOC120645161 gene encoding uncharacterized protein LOC120645161 isoform X1, protein MSYFVACLSHDESIHMAEGAGYRVFLSLEIGEYVNIEEDEDFSQWDSPPALAILQRDIEHVDPTKVKLFFLPVMEEDHYSVYCINFIHDRIDVLDSSPEDHTIYHNVLGDRIIRRLNLLFQLATDYRVKQFTRFKRPIIDVCMHSHENDCGFFAIKFMELWNGESFHVPILTANGRLYRSELLFYGLYHPLDTIKKLTAGLEAYKPRL, encoded by the exons ATGTCCTACTTTGTTGCTTGCTTGAGCCATGATGAATCAATCCACATGGCTGAGGGTGCTGGATACAGGGTCTTCCTATCTCTAGAGATTGGG GAATATGTAAATATAGAGGAAGATGAGGACTTTTCCCAGTGGGATTCTCCACCGGCCCTAGCCATTTTACAGCGTGACATTGAGCACGTCGACCCAACCAAAGTAAAGCTT TTCTTTTTGCCTGTGATGGAGGAGGACCACTATAGTGTCTACTGCATCAATTTCATTCACGATCGGATAGATGTACTTGATTCTAGTCCAGAAGACCACACAATTTATCATAATGTTCTCGGTGACCGGATCATTCGAAGGCTTAATCTCCTATTCCAGCTGGCCACGGATTATAGAGTCAAGCAGTTTACTCGATTCAAGCGCCCAATAATTGACGTATGTATGCACTCACACGAGAACGATTGTGGATTCTTTGCAATCAAGTTCATGGAGCTTTGGAATGGTGAATCTTTCCATGTTCCCATCCTCACG GCAAACGGACGTCTGTATAGGTCTGAGCTCTTATTCTACGGCCTCTACCATCCACTGGACACTATCAAGAAGCTCACTGCTGGACTAGAAGCATACAAGCCTCGTCTGTGA
- the LOC120645161 gene encoding uncharacterized protein LOC120645161 isoform X2, with translation MSYFVACLSHDESIHMAEGAGYRVFLSLEIGEYVNIEEDEDFSQWDSPPALAILQRDIEHVDPTKVKLEDHYSVYCINFIHDRIDVLDSSPEDHTIYHNVLGDRIIRRLNLLFQLATDYRVKQFTRFKRPIIDVCMHSHENDCGFFAIKFMELWNGESFHVPILTANGRLYRSELLFYGLYHPLDTIKKLTAGLEAYKPRL, from the exons ATGTCCTACTTTGTTGCTTGCTTGAGCCATGATGAATCAATCCACATGGCTGAGGGTGCTGGATACAGGGTCTTCCTATCTCTAGAGATTGGG GAATATGTAAATATAGAGGAAGATGAGGACTTTTCCCAGTGGGATTCTCCACCGGCCCTAGCCATTTTACAGCGTGACATTGAGCACGTCGACCCAACCAAAGTAAAGCTT GAGGACCACTATAGTGTCTACTGCATCAATTTCATTCACGATCGGATAGATGTACTTGATTCTAGTCCAGAAGACCACACAATTTATCATAATGTTCTCGGTGACCGGATCATTCGAAGGCTTAATCTCCTATTCCAGCTGGCCACGGATTATAGAGTCAAGCAGTTTACTCGATTCAAGCGCCCAATAATTGACGTATGTATGCACTCACACGAGAACGATTGTGGATTCTTTGCAATCAAGTTCATGGAGCTTTGGAATGGTGAATCTTTCCATGTTCCCATCCTCACG GCAAACGGACGTCTGTATAGGTCTGAGCTCTTATTCTACGGCCTCTACCATCCACTGGACACTATCAAGAAGCTCACTGCTGGACTAGAAGCATACAAGCCTCGTCTGTGA